The Helicobacter mustelae genome has a segment encoding these proteins:
- a CDS encoding type I restriction-modification system subunit M codes for MKTDTTQLNPTLTDNPTHPTNSTNSTNPPHSSLNEQSELHNTIWKVANELRGSVDGWDFKQYVLGMIFYRYISENLANYINAREGKPKFYEDLSDEIAETVREDLIKAKGFFIPPSALFCNVVKNAPNDENLNTTLGNIFKNIEKSSIGTGSEDNVKGLFADLDVNSNKLGNSVDEKNKKLIKLLCAINSMQLGEIKQSGIDVFGDAYEYLMAMYASNAGKSGGEFFTPQEVSQLLAKIALHGQESVNKVYDPCCGSGSLLLQCAKVIGKENVLKGFYGQEINLTTYNLCRINMFLHDIDYHKFNIAHGDTLTDPKHRDDEPFDAIVSNPPYSTKWVGDDDPTLMGDERFRAAGKLAPKGSADLAFTMHMLHSLSNSGTCAIVEFPGVLYRSGAEKTIREYLINHDYVDCVIQLPSNLFFGTSIATAILVLKKNKRDDKTLFIDASAEFVKSGKKNKLTEQNREKILQTWIQREELPHFSTLVSMEKIKDNDYNLSVNRYIETQEQKEEIDIQALNQEIREIVKREQDVRERLDSIITELEA; via the coding sequence ATGAAAACTGACACAACTCAACTCAACCCAACACTAACCGATAATCCTACTCATCCTACTAACTCTACTAACTCTACTAACCCTCCTCATTCTTCCCTTAACGAACAAAGCGAACTCCACAACACTATCTGGAAAGTAGCCAATGAACTCAGAGGCTCAGTAGATGGCTGGGATTTCAAACAATATGTACTAGGCATGATCTTTTATCGCTATATCTCAGAAAATCTCGCAAACTACATCAATGCCCGCGAAGGAAAGCCCAAATTTTATGAAGATCTTAGCGATGAGATAGCAGAAACAGTCAGAGAAGATCTCATCAAAGCAAAGGGCTTTTTTATCCCGCCTAGTGCATTATTTTGCAATGTAGTCAAAAATGCCCCCAATGATGAAAATCTCAATACCACATTGGGCAACATCTTCAAAAACATCGAAAAATCTAGCATAGGTACAGGCTCAGAAGACAATGTAAAAGGATTATTCGCAGATCTTGATGTCAATAGCAATAAACTAGGAAACAGCGTAGATGAAAAAAACAAAAAGCTCATCAAGCTTTTGTGCGCAATTAACTCCATGCAGCTAGGAGAAATCAAGCAAAGTGGTATCGATGTCTTTGGCGATGCCTATGAATACTTGATGGCCATGTATGCGAGCAATGCTGGTAAAAGCGGAGGGGAATTTTTCACCCCTCAAGAAGTCAGCCAACTGCTGGCAAAAATCGCCCTGCATGGACAAGAATCTGTAAACAAAGTCTATGACCCCTGCTGTGGGAGCGGCTCGCTGCTGCTGCAATGCGCCAAGGTCATCGGCAAAGAAAATGTACTAAAAGGCTTCTATGGCCAAGAGATCAATCTCACTACCTACAATCTCTGCCGCATCAATATGTTTTTGCATGACATCGATTATCATAAATTCAACATTGCGCATGGAGATACGCTCACAGATCCCAAGCATAGAGATGATGAACCCTTTGATGCCATCGTATCCAATCCCCCCTACTCCACCAAATGGGTGGGCGATGATGATCCCACTCTCATGGGAGATGAGCGTTTTCGCGCAGCAGGCAAGCTCGCCCCAAAAGGCAGTGCAGATCTGGCCTTCACCATGCACATGCTCCACTCCCTCTCTAACTCTGGCACTTGTGCCATCGTAGAATTCCCAGGAGTGCTCTACCGAAGCGGTGCAGAAAAAACGATCCGAGAATATCTAATAAACCACGATTATGTAGATTGCGTGATCCAACTGCCTAGCAATCTCTTTTTTGGCACAAGCATCGCCACGGCCATCCTCGTACTCAAAAAAAACAAGAGAGATGACAAGACCCTCTTCATCGATGCGAGCGCGGAATTTGTAAAAAGCGGCAAAAAAAATAAGCTCACAGAGCAAAATCGAGAAAAGATCCTCCAAACCTGGATCCAAAGAGAGGAGCTCCCTCATTTCTCTACCCTGGTATCCATGGAGAAAATCAAAGACAATGACTACAATCTCTCTGTAAATCGCTACATAGAAACCCAAGAGCAAAAAGAAGAGATTGACATCCAAGCACTCAATCAAGAAATCAGAGAAATTGTAAAAAGAGAGCAAGATGTCAGAGAGAGACTAGACTCCATCATCACAGAACTTGAAGCGTGA
- a CDS encoding restriction endonuclease subunit S, whose translation MNSVEKLLQTLCPHGVEFRKLGEVCEFQNKKTLKTSEVKNNGKYPVINSGRDLYGYYHDFNNDGENITIASRGEYAGFVNYFNEKFFAGGLCYPYKVKNSNKLLTKFLYFYLKANESQIMENLVIRGSIPALNKADIETLPIPLPPLEVQREIVKILDTFTELNTELNTELKLRKKQYEYYRNWLLSFGDVDASKEGAEQRLRNKSYPKALKALLLSLCPHGVEFRKLGEVGEYIRGVTYRKSQEINGQGCGIKVLRANNITLSNHLNFEDIKTIDKSVKIRKEQYLKKNDILICAGSGSSEHIGKVAFIDANSDYVFGGFMGVIRIRELNSRFVYHVFTSNIFKQYLEKSLNTTTINNLNANVLQNFKIPLPPLEVQREIVKILDDFSTLTEDLSSGIPAEIAARKKQYEYYRDKLLTFTPLIKEGE comes from the coding sequence ATGAATTCTGTAGAGAAATTACTCCAAACCCTCTGCCCTCATGGTGTGGAGTTTAGGAAGTTGGGGGAGGTGTGTGAGTTTCAAAACAAAAAAACACTAAAAACAAGTGAAGTGAAAAATAATGGAAAGTATCCCGTGATAAATTCAGGAAGAGATCTTTATGGCTATTACCATGATTTTAATAATGACGGAGAAAATATAACTATTGCATCTAGGGGAGAATATGCAGGATTTGTAAATTACTTTAATGAGAAATTTTTTGCAGGGGGTCTATGTTATCCCTATAAAGTTAAAAACTCCAATAAACTTTTAACGAAATTTTTATACTTTTATCTCAAAGCCAATGAAAGCCAAATTATGGAAAATCTTGTTATTCGCGGTAGTATTCCTGCATTAAATAAAGCAGACATTGAGACTCTCCCCATTCCCCTTCCCCCTCTGGAAGTCCAAAGAGAGATTGTGAAGATTTTAGACACATTTACAGAATTAAATACAGAATTAAATACAGAATTAAAGTTGCGCAAAAAGCAATATGAATACTATCGCAATTGGCTGCTCTCTTTTGGCGATGTGGATGCAAGCAAAGAAGGAGCAGAGCAGAGACTAAGAAATAAATCCTATCCCAAAGCCCTCAAAGCATTGCTACTCTCTCTCTGCCCTCATGGTGTGGAGTTTAGGAAGTTGGGGGAGGTGGGGGAATATATAAGAGGCGTCACCTATAGAAAAAGCCAGGAAATTAATGGCCAAGGATGTGGAATCAAAGTATTACGCGCAAATAACATAACCCTATCAAATCACTTAAATTTTGAAGACATTAAAACTATAGACAAAAGTGTAAAAATCAGAAAAGAGCAATACCTTAAAAAAAATGACATATTAATTTGCGCTGGAAGTGGAAGCAGTGAACACATAGGGAAAGTGGCTTTTATTGATGCAAATTCTGATTATGTTTTTGGTGGCTTTATGGGAGTGATTAGAATTCGTGAGTTAAATAGTCGCTTTGTATATCATGTTTTTACAAGCAATATTTTTAAACAATATTTAGAAAAATCTTTGAATACGACAACGATAAATAACTTGAATGCAAATGTATTACAAAACTTCAAAATCCCCCTTCCCCCTCTGGAAGTCCAAAGAGAGATTGTGAAGATTTTAGATGATTTCTCCACCCTCACAGAGGACCTTAGCTCTGGCATCCCTGCAGAGATTGCTGCAAGAAAAAAGCAATATGAATATTATCGTGACAAACTGCTCACCTTCACACCCCTCATAAAGGAGGGAGAATGA
- a CDS encoding type I restriction endonuclease subunit R, which produces MNYQTIAQSNESTVVAEYFRETERKGSYESEAELEREFIAILEKQGYEYKKIHNQEKLKQNLRESLERLNEFTFSDSEWRDFYTHIIANKQETHKEKTKKFQQVSSFTLDLENGEKKNIKLIDKKNIYRNSLQVIHQYEANGGQNRYDVSILVNGLPLVHVELKKRGVALKNAFTQMQGYAKKSFCVDDGLFDYVQIFVISNGTESKYYSNTIKSSRNGKNTDTFEFTNYWADAKNQKILDLVDFAKTFFARHSILNILTRYCIFTSDENLLVMRPYQIVATERILEKIRIAHQNKSYGTKANGGYIWHTTGSGKTLTSFRAATLTQELKHIAKVLFVVDRKDLDYQTMKEYENFQKGAANATKNTTKLKEHLENPDAKIIVTTIQKLAIFIEKNPKHEIYQKEVVIIFDECHRSLGNVYKQITQAFKKYYFFGFTGTPIFAENCDKSKPQDTTENKFGERLHEYTIIDAISDKNVLPFRVEYTNTTQAKKDIKDKDVRAIDEEKALLDERRIKAITDYIIKNFARLTKNEENYAYAKNLAGESTQNKSGHKGFNSILACSSIKAAKKYYQAFKEQDHSLKIATIFSYSQSEGIDGLEEENNENIDGLDQNSKEFLDNAIKDYNAMFGSNFDTSGFQEYYKDLAKNMKERKIDILIVANMFLTGFDAKTLNTLWVDKNLKYHGLIQAFSRTNRILDSVKTHGNIVCFRNLEQDLNDALKLFGNKNASAIVLLRKYEDYLNGYVDDEGKIYEGYKSLIEKLKGFPLGTSIDLEEEKREFIKLFGSILKLENLLNSFEEFQKSDHITERDFQDYQGMYLNLHDEMKEKREKGEQKEEINEELVFEVELVKQEEVGIDYILNLIYSYKHSELTAPGIREIIDSIINSSTQLRSRKELIEGFVKKYQSNPNFKWQEHVKQQREEEFQNIIKANNLQEKKAYAFMSKAFKSGEISFLGTEFPDILPKMSFFQDGRKEVKAKVEQDLQEFFDKFYEIYKSDFTKQESAKDTAAEV; this is translated from the coding sequence ATGAATTATCAAACCATCGCACAGAGTAATGAAAGCACAGTGGTCGCAGAATATTTCAGAGAGACAGAGAGAAAGGGATCCTATGAGAGCGAGGCAGAGCTAGAGAGGGAATTTATCGCCATCCTAGAAAAGCAGGGCTATGAATACAAAAAAATCCACAACCAAGAAAAGCTAAAGCAAAATCTAAGAGAAAGCCTAGAGAGACTCAATGAATTCACCTTCAGTGATAGCGAATGGAGGGATTTTTATACTCACATCATCGCAAACAAACAAGAAACCCACAAAGAAAAGACCAAAAAATTCCAACAAGTTAGCAGTTTCACCCTAGATCTAGAAAATGGCGAAAAGAAAAATATCAAACTCATCGATAAGAAAAACATCTATAGAAATTCTTTGCAGGTCATCCATCAATACGAAGCAAATGGGGGCCAAAATCGCTATGATGTAAGCATCCTTGTCAATGGCCTGCCATTGGTGCATGTCGAGCTCAAAAAAAGAGGCGTGGCCTTGAAAAATGCGTTTACCCAGATGCAGGGCTATGCCAAAAAAAGTTTTTGCGTAGATGATGGGCTTTTTGATTATGTGCAGATTTTTGTCATCAGCAATGGCACAGAGAGCAAATATTACTCAAACACCATAAAAAGCTCGCGCAATGGCAAGAATACAGATACTTTTGAATTTACCAACTACTGGGCAGATGCCAAAAATCAAAAAATCCTGGATTTGGTGGATTTTGCAAAGACCTTTTTCGCGCGGCATAGTATTTTGAATATCTTGACACGTTATTGCATATTTACAAGCGATGAGAATCTGCTTGTGATGCGACCCTATCAGATCGTGGCCACAGAGAGGATATTAGAAAAAATCCGCATCGCCCATCAAAACAAGAGCTATGGCACCAAGGCCAATGGAGGATATATCTGGCATACCACAGGAAGTGGCAAAACCCTCACAAGCTTCAGGGCCGCGACCCTGACCCAAGAGCTCAAACACATAGCAAAGGTGCTATTTGTCGTAGACAGAAAAGATCTAGACTATCAAACCATGAAGGAATATGAAAATTTCCAAAAGGGTGCTGCCAATGCCACCAAAAACACCACAAAACTCAAAGAGCATCTAGAAAACCCAGATGCAAAAATCATCGTCACCACCATCCAAAAGCTCGCCATTTTCATCGAGAAAAACCCCAAGCATGAGATCTATCAAAAAGAAGTGGTGATAATCTTTGATGAATGTCATCGAAGCCTTGGGAATGTGTACAAACAAATCACCCAGGCATTCAAAAAATATTATTTCTTTGGCTTCACAGGTACGCCTATTTTTGCAGAGAATTGCGACAAAAGCAAGCCTCAAGACACCACAGAGAATAAATTTGGTGAGCGCTTACATGAATACACCATCATCGATGCCATCAGCGACAAAAATGTACTACCCTTCAGAGTAGAATATACCAACACCACGCAGGCAAAAAAAGACATCAAAGACAAGGATGTCAGAGCCATCGACGAGGAAAAAGCCCTGCTAGATGAGCGGAGGATCAAAGCCATCACAGACTACATCATCAAAAACTTCGCGCGTCTGACAAAAAATGAAGAAAACTATGCCTATGCAAAAAACCTCGCAGGAGAATCCACACAAAATAAATCAGGCCACAAGGGATTTAATTCCATCTTGGCATGCTCTAGCATAAAGGCGGCAAAGAAATATTATCAAGCCTTCAAGGAGCAAGACCACTCCCTCAAAATCGCTACGATCTTTAGCTATAGCCAGAGTGAGGGCATAGATGGGCTAGAAGAGGAAAACAATGAGAACATAGATGGGCTAGATCAAAACTCAAAAGAATTCCTAGACAATGCGATAAAGGATTATAATGCAATGTTTGGGAGCAATTTTGACACCTCAGGCTTTCAGGAATATTACAAAGATCTTGCCAAAAACATGAAGGAGCGCAAGATTGATATCTTGATCGTGGCAAATATGTTCCTCACAGGATTTGATGCCAAGACACTCAACACCCTCTGGGTAGATAAAAACCTCAAATATCACGGGCTCATTCAGGCATTTTCTCGCACCAATCGCATCCTAGATAGCGTAAAAACCCATGGCAATATTGTCTGCTTCAGAAATCTAGAGCAAGATCTCAATGATGCACTCAAACTCTTTGGCAACAAAAATGCTTCAGCCATCGTGCTGCTAAGAAAATATGAGGATTACCTGAATGGCTATGTGGATGATGAGGGCAAAATCTATGAGGGTTATAAAAGCCTCATAGAAAAGCTCAAAGGCTTTCCTCTAGGGACAAGCATCGATCTAGAAGAGGAAAAAAGAGAATTCATCAAACTCTTTGGCAGCATCTTGAAGCTAGAAAACCTCCTCAATAGCTTTGAAGAATTCCAAAAAAGCGACCACATCACAGAGCGAGATTTCCAAGACTATCAGGGGATGTATCTCAACCTCCATGATGAAATGAAAGAAAAGAGAGAAAAAGGAGAGCAAAAAGAAGAGATCAATGAGGAACTAGTCTTTGAGGTGGAGCTAGTCAAACAAGAGGAGGTGGGCATTGATTATATTTTGAATTTGATCTATAGCTACAAGCATAGTGAACTAACCGCCCCTGGCATCAGAGAGATCATAGATTCTATAATCAATTCTAGTACCCAGCTAAGAAGCAGGAAGGAACTCATCGAAGGATTTGTAAAAAAATATCAAAGCAATCCTAATTTTAAGTGGCAGGAGCATGTCAAGCAGCAGCGAGAGGAAGAGTTCCAAAACATCATAAAGGCAAATAATCTTCAAGAAAAAAAAGCCTATGCCTTCATGAGCAAGGCTTTCAAATCTGGAGAAATCAGCTTTTTAGGGACAGAATTCCCCGACATCCTACCAAAAATGTCGTTTTTTCAAGATGGTCGCAAGGAAGTCAAGGCAAAGGTGGAACAAGATCTGCAGGAGTTTTTTGACAAATTCTATGAGATTTATAAATCAGACTTCACAAAGCAAGAGAGCGCCAAAGATACTGCGGCAGAAGTTTGA
- the gltS gene encoding sodium/glutamate symporter, with amino-acid sequence MKLDFYATLSCMVAVLLIGRFVLRRIKFLRDYNIPEPVVGGLLVAICITIAFKGFGFHIQFDTSLQGPLMLAFFSSIGLNADFASLKKGGGTLVKFLIVVSIFLVAQNLIGVALALGMHQNPLLGLLGGSITMSGGHGTGAAWAATFKESPYFLENGLELAIACATFGLILGGIIGGPVARFLIHAYKLSPKDKEDKDFSGFESPGSMRLITAQSFVESLALIAIALLVGTKIAELLKGTSFSLPTFVWCLFVSVILRNTLSAFKFHQVFEREVSVIGNVSLSLFLASALMTLKLWELANLALPLLILLITQTVLMILYAIFVTFRTMGKDYDAAVLAAGHCGFGLGATPTAIVNMQTITQRYGPSHVAFLVVPMVGAFFIDILNALVIKFFLSLPIFT; translated from the coding sequence ATGAAACTAGACTTTTATGCGACTTTGAGCTGCATGGTTGCAGTTTTACTCATCGGTCGCTTTGTGCTTAGGAGAATCAAATTCCTGCGCGACTACAATATCCCAGAACCCGTCGTAGGCGGCCTTTTAGTCGCAATCTGCATCACCATCGCCTTCAAGGGCTTTGGCTTTCACATCCAGTTTGACACCTCCCTGCAAGGCCCCTTGATGCTGGCATTTTTTTCCTCTATTGGCCTAAATGCGGATTTTGCCTCGCTCAAAAAAGGCGGGGGAACGCTGGTAAAATTCCTCATTGTGGTAAGCATCTTTTTGGTAGCTCAAAACCTCATTGGCGTAGCTCTGGCACTAGGTATGCATCAAAATCCCCTCCTTGGCCTGCTGGGAGGTTCCATCACCATGAGCGGAGGACATGGCACGGGGGCAGCATGGGCAGCGACTTTCAAAGAGAGCCCTTATTTTTTAGAAAATGGCCTAGAGCTTGCCATTGCCTGCGCGACATTTGGACTGATTTTGGGAGGGATCATTGGCGGGCCGGTGGCTAGATTTTTGATCCACGCCTACAAACTCTCGCCCAAAGACAAAGAAGACAAGGATTTCAGCGGATTTGAATCCCCAGGCAGCATGCGCCTCATCACCGCCCAAAGCTTTGTAGAATCCCTAGCCCTCATTGCCATCGCACTCCTTGTTGGCACCAAGATCGCAGAGCTTTTAAAGGGCACGAGCTTCAGCCTGCCTACATTTGTATGGTGTCTCTTTGTGAGTGTGATCCTGCGCAACACCCTCTCTGCCTTCAAATTCCACCAGGTTTTTGAGCGCGAGGTCTCAGTGATTGGCAATGTCAGCCTCTCGCTCTTCCTAGCCTCTGCATTAATGACGCTCAAACTCTGGGAGCTAGCCAACCTCGCACTGCCACTGCTCATTTTGCTCATCACCCAGACGGTTTTGATGATCCTTTATGCGATTTTTGTGACCTTTAGGACCATGGGCAAAGACTATGATGCAGCCGTTCTTGCAGCGGGGCATTGTGGTTTTGGACTGGGAGCGACGCCTACTGCCATCGTCAACATGCAAACCATCACACAGCGCTATGGCCCAAGCCATGTGGCCTTTTTGGTCGTGCCCATGGTGGGGGCGTTCTTCATCGACATTCTCAATGCTCTAGTGATCAAATTCTTCCTAAGCCTACCCATCTTCACCTAA
- a CDS encoding 7-carboxy-7-deazaguanine synthase QueE encodes MQILKISEIFYSLQGEGSAIGMPSVFVRVGLCNLRCKGFGERLRYRGEEILGCDSIYAANPKFQEEWREFESSKELISAIFAAVCGNLGSSVDAALRGEAGDFSSAQVGGDALLEAPEPLPPFDIVLTGGEPSLYFQNPALLGAIEFFLARHHRISVESNGSVLFAFTPLLERLHFTLGIKLSNSGEREQKRLNFPAIQNILDHAASVVLKFVLDAKMCQDGSALKEIDAILSQISGSYEVYLMPMGSSIETINQNIKAILPLCLKRGYKLSDRLHIRIWGNQRGF; translated from the coding sequence ATGCAAATCCTAAAAATCTCAGAGATTTTTTATAGCCTGCAAGGCGAGGGGAGTGCGATAGGCATGCCTAGTGTTTTTGTGCGTGTGGGGCTTTGCAATCTGCGCTGCAAGGGATTTGGCGAGCGCTTGAGATATAGGGGTGAAGAGATCTTGGGCTGTGATAGCATCTATGCGGCCAATCCCAAATTCCAAGAGGAGTGGAGGGAATTTGAGAGCAGCAAAGAGCTTATTTCTGCAATCTTTGCTGCTGTGTGTGGGAATTTAGGCAGCAGCGTTGATGCTGCTTTGAGGGGTGAGGCTGGGGATTTTTCTAGCGCGCAGGTTGGGGGTGATGCACTTTTGGAAGCGCCAGAGCCCCTCCCTCCCTTTGATATCGTGCTCACAGGTGGTGAGCCTAGCTTGTATTTTCAAAATCCCGCACTTCTTGGGGCCATTGAGTTTTTTTTGGCGCGTCATCATAGAATCTCTGTAGAGAGCAATGGCAGCGTGCTTTTTGCCTTCACCCCGCTGCTAGAACGCCTGCATTTCACCCTTGGCATCAAGCTTAGCAACAGCGGCGAAAGAGAACAAAAGCGCCTCAATTTCCCCGCCATCCAAAATATCCTAGATCATGCTGCTAGCGTGGTGCTCAAATTTGTACTGGATGCAAAGATGTGTCAAGATGGCAGTGCACTAAAAGAAATTGATGCTATTCTCTCTCAGATCTCAGGAAGCTATGAGGTCTATCTCATGCCCATGGGTAGCAGCATAGAGACTATAAATCAAAATATCAAAGCCATCTTGCCCCTATGCCTAAAAAGAGGCTATAAACTCAGCGATCGCCTCCACATCCGCATCTGGGGGAATCAACGCGGATTCTAA
- a CDS encoding 6-pyruvoyl trahydropterin synthase family protein: MIIRRSFSFCAAHIVRNCTSLRCSRSLHGHNYKVEIFLKADRLDNAGMILDFGIFKKEIATFIDSFDHAHHFWNREAEEWKEFCKKASKRYVELCLNPSAENYALIFLFFIDKILGAMEFGNNEGALWVDSVRVHETDHGYAQAFAQDLQNPNFLKHLSLDGVCFSPGITEEWQDPQLLQKLKNYYKDPTLPKPFVNPSPEQQIS; encoded by the coding sequence ATGATTATTCGTAGAAGTTTCTCCTTTTGTGCTGCTCACATCGTGCGCAATTGCACATCCTTGCGCTGCTCTAGGTCTTTGCATGGTCATAATTATAAGGTTGAGATTTTCCTCAAGGCTGATAGGCTAGATAATGCGGGCATGATTTTAGATTTTGGCATTTTCAAAAAAGAAATTGCGACATTCATTGATAGCTTTGATCATGCCCATCATTTTTGGAATCGTGAAGCAGAAGAATGGAAGGAATTTTGCAAAAAGGCTTCCAAGCGCTATGTGGAGCTCTGCCTCAATCCCAGCGCAGAAAATTATGCGCTGATTTTTTTGTTTTTCATTGACAAGATTTTGGGGGCGATGGAATTTGGCAACAATGAGGGCGCGTTATGGGTGGATTCTGTGCGCGTGCATGAGACCGATCATGGCTATGCACAGGCATTTGCACAAGATTTGCAAAATCCCAATTTTTTGAAACATCTAAGCCTTGATGGCGTGTGCTTTTCTCCAGGGATCACAGAGGAGTGGCAGGATCCTCAACTGCTACAAAAACTAAAAAATTACTACAAAGACCCCACTCTGCCAAAGCCTTTTGTAAATCCCAGTCCTGAACAGCAGATCTCCTAA
- the selD gene encoding selenide, water dikinase SelD translates to MFSSLPSQSDPKLIAGFEHHEDCGIYALENGDFLLQSIDFITPIVDDPYFYGKIAAANALSDVFAKGAEVCTALNVLMWDREHVSKSCLQEILRGGMEKIKECGALLLGGHTINDREQKYGLSVSGITRSFWPNRGAKIGDVLLLCKPIGSGIITTALKRENLALSAAKECVESMALLNVYAMRIALDFPIHASTDITGFGLIGHLLEMCAEEQSFALEVDKIPLFEPVKELLAQNISLGSKNNRAYFSHAVRDTRERGEDGFLYDAQTSGGIVFALPKNKAWALLDALKKSQYERASIIGEVIPRAQGAILLG, encoded by the coding sequence ATCTTCTCCTCGCTCCCCAGCCAAAGCGATCCTAAATTGATCGCGGGATTTGAGCATCATGAGGATTGTGGGATCTATGCGCTAGAAAATGGGGATTTTTTGCTCCAAAGCATTGATTTCATCACTCCCATCGTGGACGATCCCTATTTTTATGGCAAGATTGCTGCGGCAAATGCGCTGAGTGATGTCTTTGCCAAGGGGGCTGAGGTGTGCACTGCGCTTAATGTCTTGATGTGGGATAGGGAGCATGTGAGCAAATCCTGCTTGCAAGAGATTTTGAGGGGCGGCATGGAAAAGATTAAAGAATGCGGCGCGCTGCTTTTGGGCGGGCATACCATCAATGACAGGGAACAAAAATATGGCCTGAGTGTGAGTGGCATTACTAGATCTTTTTGGCCCAATCGCGGTGCAAAGATCGGGGATGTGCTGCTGCTGTGCAAGCCTATTGGCAGTGGCATCATCACCACTGCATTAAAGAGGGAAAATCTCGCGCTTAGTGCTGCAAAAGAATGTGTGGAATCCATGGCGCTGCTCAATGTCTATGCCATGCGCATCGCTCTAGACTTCCCCATCCATGCAAGCACGGATATCACGGGATTTGGGCTCATTGGGCATTTGCTAGAGATGTGCGCAGAGGAGCAGAGTTTCGCCCTAGAGGTGGATAAAATCCCATTATTTGAACCTGTGAAAGAATTGCTAGCTCAAAATATTTCTCTAGGCAGCAAAAATAATCGCGCATATTTTTCTCATGCAGTCAGAGATACGCGGGAGCGCGGTGAAGATGGCTTTTTGTATGATGCGCAGACTTCAGGTGGAATTGTTTTTGCTTTACCCAAAAATAAGGCATGGGCATTGCTTGATGCTTTGAAAAAATCTCAATACGAACGCGCAAGCATCATCGGGGAAGTGATTCCGCGGGCACAGGGTGCGATTCTGCTAGGATGA